The proteins below come from a single Plodia interpunctella isolate USDA-ARS_2022_Savannah chromosome 21, ilPloInte3.2, whole genome shotgun sequence genomic window:
- the LOC128678960 gene encoding retinol dehydrogenase 14-like yields the protein MWFLWILATLLLIKVLNKLSNGRCYADTVMAGKVVIVTGANNGIGYATALELARRGAKVIVACRNDDRGEAAAASITKRTGNKSVKYIHLDLSSFDSIRKFVEEFKSTEAKLDVLINNAGAGGLGRKKTADGIVRDMQVNHFGPFLLTLLLVPVLKKSAPSRVVIVSSMLHKLGTIERINEENAYNYFQTYCNSKLCNVLFSNELARRLEGTGVVVNSLHPGQVNTSLYKATILEKLRSLVLYTFFKSPEEGAQTSIYLAVSDECDVVTGRYFADCEEGNMSSKARDEGLAKILWSMSEKLVKLRPEEAI from the coding sequence ATGTGGTTCCTATGGATATTAGCGACTTTGTTACTGATAaaagtgttaaataaattgtcaaatGGAAGGTGTTACGCGGACACTGTGATGGCCGGAAAAGTAGTTATAGTGACTGGTGCGAACAATGGAATAGGATATGCAACAGCTCTAGAGCTGGCTAGACGGGGAGCCAAAGTAATTGTTGCCTGTCGAAACGACGACAGGGGTGAAGCTGCTGCGGCGTCTATCACAAAAAGAACTGGAAATAAAAGtgtcaaatatatacatttggATCTCAGCTCCTTTGACTCGATCAGGAAATTTGTCGAAGAGTTTAAGAGCACGGAAGCGAAGTTGGACGTTTTGATAAACAACGCTGGAGCGGGCGGTTTGGGTAGGAAGAAGACGGCCGACGGGATAGTCAGAGACATGCAAGTGAATCATTTCGGACCGTTTTTGTTGACGTTACTCCTGGTGCCTGTTCTGAAGAAATCAGCGCCGAGTCGTGTTGTCATAGTCTCATCTATGTTACACAAATTAGGAACTATCGAGAGAATCAATGAGGAGAATgcttacaattattttcagacTTATTGCAATAGTAAATTGTGTAATGTGTTGTTTAGCAATGAGCTGGCGAGAAGGCTGGAAGGCACTGGAGTTGTTGTGAACAGTCTACATCCAGGTCAAGTGAATACTTCGTTATATAAAGCGACGATACTTGAAAAATTGAGGAGTTTGGTGTTGTATACTTTCTTCAAGAGTCCGGAGGAGGGAGCCCAAACGTCAATCTATTTGGCGGTGTCGGACGAGTGCGATGTTGTGACTGGAAGGTACTTTGCCGATTGCGAAGAGGGGAATATGTCCTCTAAGGCCAGGGACGAAGGATTAGCAAAAATACTGTGGTCTATGTCCGAGAAACTGGTTAAATTACGACCAGAAGAAGCCATTTGA